In Haloarchaeobius litoreus, the following are encoded in one genomic region:
- a CDS encoding bifunctional metallophosphatase/5'-nucleotidase, whose protein sequence is MSPRLLHYSDVENAYDDPDRIGRLAGTLAALRDDDALVVGSGDNTSPGVLSLVTEGRQALDFFHAVDTDVETFGNHDFDYGPEATRDIVADSPQTWVSANVRDGDDRFAPDLTEPWTVREVDGARVGFFGVTDPKTPSINPNATALHFTEPIAAAEDAVDALRDAGVDHVVAVSHLGQGDEELAVSVDVDVVLGGHVHSVVEEWIDDTLLLRPGVNAAAVYEVELGPDGPEATRHDPMDGTRDEALADTLRDRMTDADLDEVVGHVDEPIVRTNSAAFRGESRIGNFVADAYRWATDADVGLQNSGGIREGDALDGAVTIADLVSVVPFQEPVAVAEVTGAELRDVFREASGANLAFGELDWWHAHISGASITWDRSDHVLVDATVAGEPVDPDETYTVATTDYLFHTDHEFPTLDEEHRLGLHDTQYEVLADYARSVGVDPSVDGRVVWRRD, encoded by the coding sequence ATGTCTCCCCGTCTGCTCCACTACTCCGACGTCGAGAACGCCTACGACGACCCCGACCGAATCGGGCGGCTCGCCGGCACCCTCGCCGCCCTCCGCGACGACGACGCGCTCGTCGTCGGCTCCGGCGACAACACCTCCCCCGGCGTGCTCTCGCTCGTGACCGAGGGCCGGCAGGCGCTCGACTTCTTCCACGCCGTCGACACCGACGTCGAGACCTTCGGCAATCACGACTTCGACTACGGCCCCGAGGCGACCCGCGATATCGTCGCCGACTCGCCGCAGACGTGGGTCAGCGCGAACGTTCGCGACGGCGACGACCGGTTCGCCCCCGACCTGACGGAGCCGTGGACGGTCCGCGAGGTCGACGGCGCACGGGTCGGGTTCTTCGGCGTCACCGACCCGAAGACGCCCTCCATCAACCCGAACGCGACGGCACTGCACTTCACGGAGCCCATCGCCGCGGCGGAGGACGCGGTCGACGCCCTCCGAGACGCCGGCGTGGACCACGTCGTCGCCGTCTCCCACCTCGGCCAGGGCGACGAGGAGCTCGCCGTCTCGGTCGATGTCGACGTGGTCCTCGGCGGCCACGTCCACAGCGTTGTCGAGGAGTGGATCGACGACACGCTCCTCCTGCGCCCCGGCGTCAACGCCGCCGCCGTCTACGAGGTCGAGCTCGGCCCCGACGGCCCCGAGGCGACCCGGCACGACCCGATGGACGGCACCCGCGACGAGGCGCTCGCCGACACCCTCCGTGACCGGATGACCGATGCCGACCTCGACGAGGTCGTCGGCCACGTCGACGAGCCCATCGTGCGGACCAACTCGGCAGCGTTCCGCGGCGAGAGCCGCATCGGGAACTTCGTCGCCGACGCCTACCGGTGGGCGACCGACGCCGACGTCGGCCTGCAGAACTCGGGCGGTATCCGGGAGGGCGACGCGCTCGACGGCGCAGTCACCATCGCCGACCTCGTCAGCGTCGTCCCGTTCCAGGAGCCCGTCGCCGTCGCCGAGGTCACCGGGGCGGAGCTACGCGACGTGTTCCGCGAGGCCAGCGGCGCGAACCTCGCGTTCGGCGAACTCGACTGGTGGCACGCCCACATCAGCGGTGCCTCGATCACCTGGGACCGGAGCGACCACGTGCTCGTCGACGCCACCGTCGCCGGTGAGCCGGTCGACCCCGACGAGACGTACACCGTCGCCACGACGGACTACCTGTTCCACACCGATCACGAGTTCCCGACGCTCGACGAGGAGCACCGACTCGGCCTCCACGACACCCAGTACGAGGTGCTCGCTGACTACGCCCGCTCGGTCGGCGTCGACCCGAGCGTCGACGGCCGCGTCGTCTGGCGGCGCGATTGA
- a CDS encoding universal stress protein, protein MTRVVVPVRYPLSKHSRATLESAIDTAKERDAALTVLHVNLYQNGKRVSRADLKRATERAFGTVPHARYVVRRGFLVEETILDEVAAEEADVVVIGSKQMGRWRRMLQKVVDEPDIDEYLRRNLDCEVVTVEAE, encoded by the coding sequence ATGACCCGCGTCGTCGTCCCCGTTCGATACCCACTGAGCAAGCACTCCAGAGCGACGCTCGAATCGGCTATCGACACCGCGAAGGAACGCGACGCGGCGCTGACGGTCCTCCACGTCAACCTCTACCAGAACGGGAAACGCGTCTCGCGGGCCGACCTCAAGCGGGCCACCGAGCGCGCGTTCGGGACCGTCCCACACGCCCGGTACGTCGTCCGCCGGGGCTTCCTCGTCGAGGAGACCATCCTGGACGAGGTGGCCGCCGAGGAGGCTGACGTCGTCGTCATCGGTTCGAAGCAGATGGGCCGCTGGCGGCGGATGCTCCAGAAGGTCGTCGACGAACCCGACATCGACGAGTACCTCCGGCGCAACCTCGACTGCGAGGTCGTCACCGTCGAGGCCGAGTAG
- a CDS encoding mechanosensitive ion channel family protein, which produces MSPGPVMQDGGTTTAGNQTATSDGATQEGVRLVEQLLPDAIPGLVIEYGMAVLVLIIGLYGSKLAIRLFGRTIARRIQRPSITQTVLRSVRLAIMLVAVAVALSIIGFRGSDILLSVGVFSAVLGIVLAPIVGSIINGVFVLADQPYEIGDMIEISDSETRGFVEDITIRYTKIFTLDNTFIVISNSSIRDRDIVNYSAEDERTRLSLSLTVTYEGDLAEARKLMEDAAKGVDGVITGGPDIRIGSARYPAAPTCFIDEYADHGVKLVLRYWSKAPYKLMRVRSEVNEAVWAGLEDADVHIPYPHSHVVFDETSGSLPVEMQRGEAPSGRAGQRPEDRED; this is translated from the coding sequence ATGTCACCCGGGCCGGTCATGCAGGACGGCGGGACGACGACCGCCGGGAACCAGACGGCGACGAGCGACGGTGCGACGCAGGAGGGCGTTCGACTCGTCGAGCAGCTGCTCCCCGACGCCATCCCGGGGCTGGTGATCGAGTACGGGATGGCCGTGCTGGTACTGATCATCGGGTTGTACGGTTCGAAGCTGGCCATCCGGCTGTTCGGGCGGACCATCGCCCGACGTATCCAGCGACCGAGCATCACCCAGACCGTGCTCCGGTCGGTCCGGCTGGCGATCATGCTCGTCGCGGTCGCGGTCGCGCTCTCCATCATCGGCTTCCGTGGGAGCGACATCCTCCTCTCGGTCGGTGTGTTCTCGGCCGTCCTCGGTATCGTGCTCGCTCCCATCGTCGGGAGCATCATCAACGGGGTGTTCGTCCTGGCGGACCAGCCGTACGAGATCGGCGACATGATCGAGATATCGGACAGCGAGACGCGCGGGTTCGTCGAGGACATCACCATCCGGTACACGAAGATATTCACGCTCGACAACACGTTCATCGTCATCTCGAACTCGTCGATCCGGGACCGCGACATCGTGAACTACTCCGCGGAGGACGAGCGAACTCGGCTCTCGCTCTCGCTGACGGTCACCTACGAGGGCGATCTGGCGGAGGCCCGCAAGCTGATGGAGGACGCAGCGAAGGGTGTCGACGGCGTCATCACCGGCGGCCCCGACATCCGTATCGGCTCGGCGCGGTACCCGGCCGCACCGACGTGTTTCATCGACGAGTACGCGGACCACGGCGTGAAGCTGGTGCTCCGATACTGGTCGAAGGCACCGTACAAGCTCATGCGGGTCCGCTCGGAGGTGAACGAGGCGGTGTGGGCCGGGCTGGAGGACGCCGACGTCCACATCCCGTACCCGCACTCCCACGTCGTCTTCGACGAGACGAGCGGCTCGCTCCCGGTGGAGATGCAGCGTGGGGAGGCACCCTCCGGCCGTGCCGGGCAGCGCCCGGAGGACCGGGAGGACTGA
- a CDS encoding proteasome assembly chaperone family protein codes for MATQSTEDVRFDVTHDEAVSDVVVAGFSQFGLAGLTAVDYLVEQLDLEQTGHIVAQDLPSITPFSDGAPRYSTRLLSRDDLNLTVLMSELFVPTWAAKPFARAVLDWTETNAVEEVAVLSGVPVPHGPEDHRTFYVATEDYRRERFDESEVPPMANGFLDGVNAALVERGMDSSLAVGVYVTPVHAQAPDVEAALNLLDAVSTVYDLDLDTAPLEEFAERVGRYYTELAERLDSVPERDTPDDRMYM; via the coding sequence ATGGCCACTCAGTCCACAGAAGACGTCCGATTCGACGTGACCCACGACGAGGCGGTGTCCGACGTGGTCGTCGCCGGCTTCTCGCAGTTCGGTCTCGCCGGACTCACCGCTGTCGACTACCTGGTCGAACAGCTGGACCTCGAGCAGACCGGCCACATCGTCGCACAGGACCTCCCCTCGATCACCCCGTTCAGCGACGGTGCCCCTCGCTACAGCACCCGTCTGCTCTCGCGGGACGACCTGAACCTGACCGTGCTGATGTCCGAACTGTTCGTCCCCACGTGGGCGGCGAAACCGTTCGCCCGCGCGGTGCTCGACTGGACCGAGACGAACGCGGTCGAGGAGGTCGCGGTGCTCTCGGGCGTGCCCGTCCCACACGGACCGGAGGACCATCGCACCTTCTACGTCGCCACCGAGGACTACCGACGCGAGCGGTTCGACGAGAGCGAAGTCCCACCGATGGCCAACGGCTTCCTCGACGGCGTGAACGCGGCGCTCGTCGAGCGCGGGATGGACTCGTCGCTCGCCGTCGGCGTCTACGTGACGCCGGTCCACGCACAGGCACCCGACGTGGAGGCCGCGCTGAACCTCCTCGACGCGGTCTCGACGGTCTACGACCTCGACCTCGACACCGCCCCGCTGGAGGAGTTCGCCGAGCGCGTCGGCCGGTACTACACCGAACTCGCCGAGAGACTCGACAGCGTCCCGGAACGCGACACGCCGGACGATCGTATGTACATGTGA
- the trmB gene encoding HTH-type sugar sensing transcriptional regulator TrmB, whose translation MPSDDLRGTMERVGERFNLGEYEIDAYLTVLEHGQLTASEIADRTEIPQPRVYDTVRSLSDRGLVELRESRPMKIIAVDPDDAFTDLESSLSELVDELNARYTAPARDTEAVSLVKSRSTILRYLEEVIDAAEYELALSLTPDLLERFEDLLATRHHQGISIELLVTPAAGAPDPDEFDYSRIATTARVRRGITTPVMAVADGSYSIYATQDALRDDQDRYGVIFNRSALGFLVSGFFGTVLWTTAEEVFADGENRPFPRRYSSIRRAVKDLIDEGGEFYATIEGRDVETGTPRLVRGQVTDISFEMTEEVAGLTLGTDDGEITVGGQVAAYEDVEAHEITIGRDEPPAVDR comes from the coding sequence ATGCCATCCGACGACCTCCGTGGGACGATGGAGCGGGTTGGGGAGCGGTTCAATCTCGGGGAGTACGAGATAGACGCCTACCTGACCGTGCTCGAACACGGGCAGCTCACCGCATCGGAGATCGCCGACCGGACCGAGATACCCCAGCCACGGGTGTACGACACGGTCCGGAGCCTCTCGGACCGCGGGCTCGTCGAGCTCCGCGAGTCCCGGCCGATGAAGATCATCGCCGTCGACCCGGACGACGCCTTCACCGACCTGGAGTCCTCGCTGTCGGAACTGGTCGACGAACTCAACGCCCGCTACACCGCCCCTGCTCGCGACACGGAGGCCGTCTCGCTCGTCAAATCCCGCTCGACCATCCTCCGCTATCTGGAGGAGGTCATCGACGCCGCCGAGTACGAGCTGGCGCTGTCGCTCACGCCGGACTTGCTCGAGCGGTTCGAGGACCTGTTGGCGACCCGACACCATCAGGGCATCAGCATCGAACTGCTGGTGACCCCCGCCGCCGGCGCGCCCGACCCGGACGAGTTCGACTACAGTCGCATCGCCACCACGGCCCGTGTCCGCAGGGGCATCACGACGCCGGTCATGGCCGTCGCCGACGGCTCCTACTCCATCTACGCCACGCAGGACGCGCTCCGCGACGACCAGGACCGCTACGGCGTCATCTTCAACCGCTCCGCGCTGGGATTCCTCGTCTCCGGCTTCTTCGGCACTGTGCTCTGGACGACCGCCGAGGAGGTGTTCGCCGACGGCGAGAACCGGCCGTTCCCGCGTCGCTACTCCTCCATCCGCCGCGCCGTGAAGGACCTCATCGACGAGGGCGGGGAGTTCTACGCCACCATCGAGGGACGGGACGTCGAGACCGGGACGCCCCGGCTCGTCCGCGGGCAGGTGACTGACATCTCCTTCGAGATGACCGAGGAGGTCGCCGGGCTCACGCTGGGGACCGACGACGGCGAGATCACCGTCGGTGGGCAGGTCGCGGCCTACGAGGACGTCGAGGCCCACGAGATAACAATCGGCCGTGACGAGCCGCCAGCAGTGGACCGATAG
- a CDS encoding translation initiation factor eIF-2B, with protein MIDETVEEIEEMQTHSSSVVAVKATRALLELLDREFATVEEYERALDRNAKALQRANPSHASLYNAMREVVDTVSAADSEDVDDAKATTSEAVERVVDAVEHGKSGAAERAAEHIEDGSTILTHDYSSTVLEAIELATRDGAHVEMFVTEARPRYLGRKTARTLAGNDRVETHLLTDAASGYYLDECDEVFVGMDCIVGDTLYNRVGTFTIAATAAHCDVPVSVVGSSSKVIEGGFVFENEFRSPSEVMREPAEGFDVRNPAYDATPVSLLTRAITDEGVMEF; from the coding sequence ATGATAGACGAGACCGTCGAGGAGATCGAGGAGATGCAGACCCACTCCTCCTCGGTCGTCGCCGTGAAGGCGACGCGAGCGCTGCTCGAACTGCTCGACCGCGAGTTCGCGACCGTCGAGGAGTACGAGCGGGCACTCGACCGCAACGCCAAGGCCCTCCAGCGCGCGAACCCCTCCCACGCCTCCCTGTACAACGCGATGCGCGAGGTCGTGGACACGGTGAGCGCGGCCGACAGCGAGGACGTGGACGACGCCAAGGCCACGACGAGCGAGGCCGTCGAGCGCGTCGTCGATGCCGTCGAACACGGCAAGAGCGGCGCAGCCGAGCGCGCCGCCGAGCACATCGAGGACGGCAGTACCATACTCACCCACGACTACTCCTCGACCGTGCTGGAGGCCATCGAGCTCGCGACGCGCGACGGCGCGCACGTCGAGATGTTCGTCACGGAGGCTCGGCCGCGCTACCTCGGTCGGAAGACGGCCCGCACGCTCGCCGGGAACGACCGCGTCGAGACCCACCTGCTGACCGACGCCGCGTCGGGCTACTACCTCGACGAGTGCGACGAGGTGTTCGTCGGGATGGACTGCATCGTCGGCGACACCCTGTACAACCGCGTCGGCACGTTCACCATCGCGGCGACGGCGGCCCACTGCGACGTGCCCGTGAGCGTCGTCGGGTCGAGCTCGAAGGTCATCGAGGGCGGGTTCGTCTTCGAGAACGAGTTCCGGTCGCCCAGCGAGGTGATGCGCGAGCCGGCGGAGGGGTTCGACGTGAGAAACCCGGCGTACGACGCGACGCCGGTGTCGCTCCTGACGCGTGCGATAACGGACGAAGGCGTGATGGAGTTCTGA
- a CDS encoding RtcB family protein — MTTYDAGAVTLRKVRDYVWEMPKQGDMRVPARVFASEALLDEISDDKTLEQLRNATHLPGITKYAICMPDGHQGYGFPVGGVGAMDARDGCISPGAVGYDINCGVRMMTTNLTYDDVQGHEQELVESLFANVPSGLGGGGVFEGTVGDVDAILEDGVQWALRNDWAVPEDLEHCEDEGKRPDADPTAISQKAKDRGKNQIGSLGSGNHFLEVQRVTDVYDDEVADAFDLTEDQVVVLIHCGSRGLGHQTCNDYLRRIEKTHAGLLDSLPDRELAAAPAGSQLADEYYGAMCAAINFAWVNRQLIMHRTRQVFEQVFDRDWRDMEMHLLYDVAHNIAKKEHHQVGVDADGTVVADDGDAVEYETRELYVHRKGATRAFPAGREEVPPAYRAVGQPVIIPGSMGTGSYVLRGGERSMHETFGSTAHGAGRLMSRTQAKKEYRGGDVQTALREHDRIYVKAQSGATVAEEAPGVYKDVDEVVRVSDALGIGDRVARTFPVCNIKG; from the coding sequence ATGACCACCTACGACGCAGGCGCGGTCACGCTCAGGAAGGTCCGTGACTACGTCTGGGAGATGCCGAAACAGGGCGACATGCGGGTCCCGGCGCGGGTGTTCGCGAGCGAGGCGCTGCTCGACGAGATCAGCGACGACAAGACGCTCGAACAGCTCCGCAACGCGACCCACCTGCCGGGCATCACGAAGTACGCCATCTGCATGCCCGACGGCCATCAGGGCTACGGCTTCCCCGTCGGAGGAGTCGGCGCGATGGACGCCCGGGACGGCTGTATATCGCCCGGAGCGGTCGGCTACGACATCAACTGCGGCGTCAGGATGATGACGACGAACCTCACGTACGACGACGTACAGGGCCACGAACAGGAGCTCGTCGAGTCGCTGTTCGCGAACGTCCCGAGCGGCCTCGGCGGGGGCGGCGTCTTCGAGGGCACCGTCGGCGACGTGGACGCAATCCTCGAGGACGGCGTGCAGTGGGCGCTGCGCAACGACTGGGCCGTCCCCGAGGACCTCGAACACTGCGAGGACGAGGGCAAACGGCCGGACGCCGACCCCACGGCAATCTCGCAGAAGGCGAAGGACCGCGGGAAGAACCAGATCGGCTCGCTCGGCTCGGGCAACCACTTCCTCGAGGTCCAGCGCGTCACGGACGTGTACGACGACGAGGTCGCTGACGCGTTCGACCTCACCGAGGACCAGGTCGTCGTGCTCATCCACTGCGGCTCGCGCGGGCTCGGCCACCAGACCTGCAACGACTATCTCCGGCGCATCGAGAAGACCCACGCCGGCCTGCTGGACAGCCTCCCCGACAGGGAGCTCGCCGCGGCCCCTGCCGGCTCGCAGCTCGCCGATGAGTACTACGGCGCGATGTGCGCCGCCATCAACTTCGCGTGGGTGAACCGCCAGCTCATCATGCATCGCACTCGGCAGGTGTTCGAGCAGGTGTTCGACCGCGACTGGCGGGATATGGAGATGCACCTCCTCTACGACGTGGCCCACAACATCGCGAAGAAGGAGCACCACCAGGTTGGTGTCGACGCCGACGGCACCGTCGTCGCGGACGACGGGGACGCCGTCGAGTACGAGACGCGCGAGCTCTACGTCCACCGGAAGGGGGCGACGCGGGCGTTCCCGGCGGGCCGCGAGGAGGTCCCACCCGCCTATCGAGCGGTCGGCCAGCCCGTCATCATCCCCGGGAGCATGGGCACCGGGAGCTACGTCCTCCGCGGCGGCGAGCGGTCGATGCACGAGACGTTCGGGTCGACCGCACACGGCGCGGGCCGGCTGATGAGCCGCACGCAGGCCAAGAAGGAGTACCGGGGCGGCGACGTCCAGACCGCCCTCCGGGAACACGACCGGATATACGTGAAAGCACAGTCCGGCGCGACGGTCGCCGAGGAGGCACCGGGCGTCTACAAGGACGTCGACGAGGTCGTCCGCGTGAGCGACGCACTCGGCATCGGCGACCGCGTCGCACGGACGTTCCCGGTCTGCAACATCAAGGGCTGA
- a CDS encoding archease, translated as MSFELREHTADVAVEASGDTLDACFAAVADGLTAAQCDDVPDGVGDRFELSVESERVESLLFDYLDELVYERDVRSVLPADHEAAVTGGDDGTWRVDASARGVPFDAVEAREVKAVTYSEMRVEETADGWHAYVVFDV; from the coding sequence ATGAGCTTCGAGCTCCGCGAGCACACCGCCGACGTGGCCGTCGAGGCGTCCGGCGACACCCTCGACGCGTGCTTCGCCGCGGTCGCGGACGGACTGACCGCCGCGCAGTGCGACGACGTGCCGGACGGCGTCGGCGACCGCTTCGAGCTGTCCGTCGAGAGCGAGCGCGTCGAGAGCCTGCTGTTCGACTACCTCGACGAACTCGTCTACGAGCGCGACGTGCGGAGCGTCCTCCCCGCCGACCACGAGGCGGCCGTCACCGGGGGCGACGACGGCACCTGGCGCGTCGACGCCAGCGCGCGCGGCGTCCCCTTCGACGCCGTCGAGGCCCGCGAGGTCAAGGCCGTCACCTACTCCGAGATGCGCGTCGAGGAGACCGCCGACGGCTGGCATGCATACGTCGTCTTCGACGTGTAG
- a CDS encoding DUF502 domain-containing protein produces MGSPVDDERADDRFSPLNVLQDAFVAGLAVVVPLLVTLFVLNVLAGYLFTFLDAVVVALGRMGLSQGVSVMVVQTLTIAFVVLLVLAIGFLTRFRYGELAISYVDGFVARIPGFGSIYDSFREMSEVIVQSEERNFRDVKLVEFPQEETYTLGFLTTSTPQPLQEAVGRNDMVTLFLPLAPNPVMGGNLVHVPEHRIVDVDMSVEEGIRTVVTTGVAIGGDPSEPDNLTEAELGQMAAFKQAEDDVGTDAEPEVEPDVLDRETDGEDVQDAEVAPDGDLDLETGGRRQAGAREEHELGGEATTTEDEEDRQTEADMTDEDTP; encoded by the coding sequence ATGGGTTCTCCAGTGGACGACGAGCGCGCTGACGACCGGTTCTCGCCACTGAACGTGCTCCAGGACGCGTTCGTGGCGGGACTGGCGGTCGTCGTTCCACTGCTCGTCACGCTGTTCGTCCTGAACGTGCTCGCGGGGTACCTGTTCACATTCCTCGACGCCGTCGTCGTCGCGCTCGGACGGATGGGATTGAGTCAGGGGGTCTCCGTGATGGTCGTCCAGACGCTGACCATCGCCTTCGTGGTCCTGCTCGTCCTCGCTATCGGCTTCCTCACCAGGTTCCGGTACGGGGAGCTCGCCATCTCCTACGTCGACGGCTTCGTCGCGCGGATTCCCGGCTTCGGCTCCATCTACGACAGCTTCCGCGAGATGTCCGAGGTCATCGTCCAGAGCGAGGAGCGCAACTTCCGGGACGTCAAACTCGTCGAGTTCCCGCAGGAGGAGACGTACACCCTCGGGTTCCTGACCACGTCGACCCCACAGCCTCTCCAGGAGGCTGTCGGTCGGAACGACATGGTCACGCTCTTCCTCCCGCTCGCGCCGAACCCCGTCATGGGCGGCAACCTCGTCCACGTACCCGAGCACCGCATCGTCGACGTCGACATGAGCGTCGAGGAGGGCATCCGAACGGTCGTCACGACCGGCGTCGCGATAGGGGGCGACCCGAGCGAGCCGGACAACCTCACCGAGGCCGAGCTCGGCCAGATGGCGGCCTTCAAGCAGGCCGAGGACGACGTGGGCACCGACGCCGAGCCAGAGGTCGAACCCGACGTGCTCGACCGGGAGACCGACGGGGAGGACGTGCAGGACGCGGAGGTCGCGCCGGACGGCGACCTGGACCTCGAGACGGGCGGCCGACGGCAGGCCGGCGCGCGGGAGGAACACGAGTTGGGCGGCGAGGCGACCACGACCGAGGACGAAGAGGACCGCCAGACCGAGGCCGACATGACCGACGAGGACACACCATGA
- a CDS encoding GNAT family N-acetyltransferase, with protein MSVNVDTRVVSPGSDEYVEDAWRLKERIRRDEDVLKQRKSFFTDAYRRSKVHLLLDEGADQPVIGFAAVRRDGYILFLAVDPNYRGEDIGKRLVARVAEEHRTVTCHARTSNENALRFYEHLGFDIKRRIDNYYEDGGDAYYLKLGDDVSITGRLSEFMRR; from the coding sequence GTGAGCGTCAACGTCGACACGCGCGTCGTCTCCCCCGGAAGCGACGAGTACGTCGAGGATGCGTGGCGCCTGAAAGAGCGCATCCGCCGCGATGAGGACGTACTCAAGCAGCGCAAGAGCTTCTTCACCGACGCGTATCGCCGGTCGAAGGTCCACCTTCTTCTGGACGAGGGGGCCGACCAGCCGGTCATCGGGTTCGCCGCGGTCCGCCGCGACGGCTACATACTCTTTCTCGCCGTCGATCCGAACTATCGCGGCGAGGACATCGGGAAACGCCTCGTCGCGCGGGTCGCGGAGGAGCATCGCACCGTCACGTGCCACGCACGCACCAGCAACGAGAACGCCCTGCGATTCTACGAGCACCTCGGTTTCGACATCAAGCGACGCATCGACAACTACTACGAGGACGGCGGCGACGCGTACTACCTGAAACTCGGTGACGACGTGAGCATCACGGGTCGTCTCTCCGAGTTCATGCGTCGCTGA
- the priS gene encoding DNA primase small subunit PriS yields MNERTRRYLRGRFGDHYRGTELSPPPEPNEREWGYITWSSGGTTMIRHHSWLEVGDLGTFLTDERPRHVYFSAGRYDDPGAGSMSEKGWRGSDLVFDLDADHLPGVDPDEDSYAEMLAVCKDALLRLLDLLETDFGFEDLTVTFSGGRGYHVHVRDDGVDALDRGHRRDIVDYVMANDVDFESLVDRESVAGLGLKNPTDKRSLDTTGGWGRRVHDRLLAFVDEVRELPEDEARDRLQSFEGIGTGRSKKLVEVLDDRYDELAAGNLDVHPTVVRLADIFAQETFDAETAPIDEPVTTDINRLIRLPGSLHGGTGLAVTRIPRDEVAEFDPLHDAVPGTFVGNDIEVTVEEATDVELGGGSFTVEAGTQTVPEYVGVFLMARGRAEKGKE; encoded by the coding sequence ATGAACGAGCGCACCCGACGATACCTCCGCGGTCGCTTCGGCGACCACTACCGGGGGACGGAGCTCTCTCCGCCGCCCGAGCCGAACGAGCGCGAGTGGGGGTACATCACCTGGTCGTCGGGTGGCACGACGATGATCCGACATCACTCTTGGCTGGAGGTCGGCGACCTCGGCACGTTCCTCACGGACGAGCGGCCGCGACACGTCTACTTCTCCGCGGGCCGCTACGACGACCCCGGCGCAGGCTCGATGTCGGAGAAGGGCTGGCGCGGGTCGGACCTCGTGTTCGACCTCGACGCCGACCACCTGCCGGGTGTCGACCCGGACGAGGACAGCTACGCGGAGATGCTCGCGGTCTGCAAGGACGCCCTGCTGCGGCTGCTCGACCTGCTCGAGACCGACTTCGGCTTCGAGGACCTGACAGTGACCTTCTCCGGCGGTCGGGGCTACCACGTCCACGTCCGCGACGACGGCGTCGACGCGCTCGACCGCGGCCATCGGCGCGATATCGTGGACTACGTGATGGCCAACGACGTGGACTTCGAGTCGCTGGTCGACCGCGAGTCCGTCGCCGGGCTGGGGCTGAAGAACCCGACCGACAAGCGCAGCCTCGACACGACGGGCGGCTGGGGCCGGCGCGTCCACGACCGGCTGCTCGCGTTCGTCGACGAGGTACGCGAACTGCCCGAGGACGAGGCCCGCGACCGGCTCCAGTCGTTCGAGGGAATCGGTACGGGCCGGTCGAAGAAGCTCGTGGAGGTGCTCGACGACCGGTACGACGAGCTCGCGGCCGGCAACCTCGACGTCCACCCGACGGTCGTCCGGCTCGCCGACATCTTCGCACAGGAGACGTTCGACGCCGAGACGGCACCCATCGACGAGCCGGTGACGACGGACATCAACCGGCTCATCCGGCTGCCGGGGAGCCTGCACGGCGGCACCGGCCTCGCGGTGACGCGCATCCCCCGGGACGAGGTCGCCGAGTTCGACCCGCTCCACGACGCCGTCCCGGGGACGTTCGTCGGGAACGACATCGAGGTGACGGTCGAGGAGGCCACCGACGTCGAACTCGGCGGCGGTAGCTTTACGGTGGAGGCAGGCACACAGACTGTACCGGAGTACGTGGGCGTGTTCTTGATGGCCCGCGGCCGCGCCGAGAAGGGGAAAGAATGA
- a CDS encoding MOSC domain-containing protein encodes MTETEAGDSAEHDHLATAGTVEAIHIASESGEPVEPVERVEAVAETGLRGDRYFDEGGTFSDGTPRGITLIEAEAIEAAETDYGVDVSDGRHRRNVTTRGVALNHHVGEEFTVGDAVCRGVELCEPCSYLEGLTEDGVARSLVHRGGLRATIVESGTLAVGDTVEPR; translated from the coding sequence ATGACCGAGACGGAGGCAGGGGACTCGGCGGAGCACGACCACTTAGCGACGGCTGGCACGGTCGAGGCGATCCACATCGCGTCCGAGTCGGGCGAACCCGTCGAGCCCGTCGAACGGGTCGAGGCCGTCGCCGAGACGGGCCTGCGCGGAGACCGCTACTTCGACGAGGGTGGTACGTTCTCCGACGGCACGCCCCGTGGCATCACGCTTATCGAGGCGGAGGCCATCGAAGCCGCCGAGACCGACTACGGCGTCGACGTGAGTGACGGCCGCCACCGCCGGAACGTGACGACGCGCGGGGTCGCGCTGAACCACCACGTCGGCGAGGAGTTCACGGTCGGCGACGCGGTCTGTCGCGGTGTCGAACTCTGCGAGCCCTGTTCGTACCTGGAGGGACTCACCGAGGACGGCGTCGCCCGGTCGCTCGTCCATCGGGGCGGCCTGCGGGCGACCATCGTCGAGTCCGGGACGCTGGCCGTCGGCGACACCGTCGAGCCGAGGTGA